From the genome of Streptomyces sp. V2I9:
GCGTGCGGAAGTCGTCGTCGTCGAGCCACCGTCCGCGCGGGATCGTGTTCTTCTCCATGCGGCAGACAGTAGCCGTCCGATCCGGCCCTGGAGGGGCGGGGCGGTCCGCCCGACATGACCGGGGCGGGGCGGTCGGACCGACCGCCCCGCCCCGGTCACGGATGCCACCCCGCCCGGTTCTCAGATGCCGCAGCTCGGCGCGGACCAGAAGCGGCCGCTGCCCCCGGCGATGTGGGTGTGGTCGTTGTGGCCCGGATAGCCCGGACCGAGGATCTCGCTGAAGCCGTGGTTGCGCGCGGCCTTGGCGAGGGCGCAGAAGCCCTGGGAGCCCGCCCCGAGGTCCGCCGCGTGGCCGTACATGTGGCGGCTGTTGGTCGCGCCGCCGACCGCGCTGTTGCAGGACACGCTGCGGAAGCCGCCGTTGACCGTGATGGGCCGGTCGCCCATCGCGTGCCGCATGGCCTGGAGCTTCCACATGGTCACCAGGGCGTTGGCGCGGGCGGTGCCGGCGCTGACCTTGCCCCCGGACCAGTCGGAGTTGCAGCGGTTCAGCTCGGCGTAGGTGAAGTTGACCGGGGTGCAGTCGTCGTCCTGGAGCTGGTAGATCTTGCTGAACGTCTGGGTGCCGGCGATGCCGTCGGAGGCCAGCCCGTACGCGGCCTGGAAGCGCGCGACCGCCGCCTTGGTGGCCGGGCCGAACTGTCCGTCGATGGCGATCTGGTTGCCGTAGCCCGGATAGCCGGCGACCCGGATCTGGAGCTGGCGTACGGCTTCACCGCTGGAGCCCTCGCGGAGGGTGCCGCTCCAGGTGTAACAGGCGTCGGCCGTACCGACGTCCGTGGCCGACGCGGAGCCGGGGGCCGGGGTCGGGGCGGATGACGGGCCCGCGGAGGCGGTGGTCGTGCCGCCGAACGCGAGGGCCGCGCCGGCGACGGCCGAGACGAGGAATCCGATGGGGCGTGATCGCATGGGGCTCCACCTCAGTGTCATCGAGTTGTCCGTGGTCCTTGGGGGATTCCGAGCCTCGGGGGCGGGCCTGTGAGTGTCAAGCACATGTCAACATGCTGCCACGGGTGCGCCCCGCGCCTGTCCGGGCTCTCCCGGTGCGGTACGCGCCGGTGCGGGCGGCGGAAGCGCGCGCGGAGGATCTCGCCGGAGCGCCGATGAGTTCTCCACGGCTCGGAGGTCTGCACCCCGGGGCGACCGGTCCGGTCGTCATGTCCTGTACGCAGAACGGGAGTTACCCATGACCGCAGACCACAACCGTGCGCAGTCCGGCGCCGACGGAGGGGGTGCGGCCGCCGTCGTGTCCGCCGATGGCACCGAGATCGCCTATGAACGGTCGGGCAGCGGTCCCGCCGTCGTCCTGGTGGCGTCGGCGCTGGCCGACCGCTCCGACACGGTGAAGCTCGCCGCGCTGCTCGCCGAACACTTCACCGTGGTCAACTACGACCGGCGCGGCCGGGGCGCCAGCGGTGATGCCGACGTCTACGCCGTCGACCGTGAGATCGAGGACATCGCCGCGCTCGTCGACCAGCTCGGCGGCTCGGCAGCGCTGTTCGGATCCTCCTCCGGTGCGGTGCTCGCCCTGCGCGCGGCCGCCTCCGGGGTGAAGGTGGACCGACTCGCCCTGTACGAACCGCCGTTCGTGGTGGCGAGGGGCGACGCCGGGCCGCCCCTGGACCTCGCGGAGCAGGTCGGCGGGCTGCTGGCACAGGGCCGGGACGGCGACGCGGTCAGGTACTTCATGACGAAGGTGCAGGGGATGCCGGGCATCGCCGTGTCCTTCATGAAGCTCATGCCGAAGATCTGGAAGAACCTCGTGGGCCTGGCCCGCACCCTCCCGTACGACATCGCGGTCATGGGCGACACCCAGCAGGGCCGGCCGCTCGACGAGGGGGAGTGGAAGGGCGTGGACGTACCCACGTTGGTCCTGACCGGCGGCAAGAGCCCGGCGGCCTTCCGGCGTGCGGCCGGAGACCTCGCCGGGATTCTGCCGAAGGGCGACCACCGGACCCTGCCCGGACTCAACCACGGGGCCGTCGTCATGGCCCCGAAGAAGGTCGCACCGGAGATCATCCGGTTCATGAAGGGCTGACCACGCCCCGGCCCGTCGTCGGTCCGACCCCGCCCCCGACCGCGACCCCTGCCGGACCGGACCTGGCCGGCCTGATGGGTGCCGTGGGCCGGGGCCGGGCCGGCGTTGCCAGGGCGTCGGGGAATCCCGCACGGTTCCGGCTTGACCCTCACGTTGCGTGAGGCTGAACAGTGGGGCCCATGAGCGACTACTACAACGCGTTCGAGATGAGCCCCGTACCCGCCCCCGGCCCGGACGCGGTTCCGCCGGAGCCGTTCCACGGCATCTACGGAATGCCCTCCTTCGTATCGATCCCCACGGCCGATCTGGCGGAGTCCGTGGACTTCTGGACCCGTGGCCTCGGGTTCTTCGAGCTGTTCGGCGTCCCCGGCACGCTGGTGCACCTGCGCCGGTGGGCGTTCCAGGACGTCCTCCTCGTCGCGGCGGAGAGCGTTCCGGAGGAGCCTCCGGCGATGAGTTTCAGCTTCTCGGGCGTGCTCAGCCAGGTCGAATCCCTCGCCCGGGACTGCCGCGCGCTGCGTCCGGACGCGGTGGACGGCCCGCGTGACACGCCCTGGAACACCCGAGACGTGGAGGTGATCACGCCGGAGAACGCCCGGATCGTCTTCACCGCGGCGAAGCCCTTCGACCCGGCCGGTCAGGAGGCACGGAACCTGGAAGCCATGGGAATCACCCCGCCCGGCGACGAGGACGACGACAATGAGGAGCATGCCTGAGACACCGGAAGCCGAGGGCCTGACCGTCGGCCAGGTCTCGGCGCGTCTGCCCGTGACGGTCCGCGCGCTGCACCACTGGGACGAGATCGGCCTGGCACGGCCGTCGCTGCGTACGGCCGCCGGATACCGGCTCTACACGGCCGGTGACCTGGAACGCCTGCACCGCGTGGTGGTCTACCGCGAGCTGGGCCTCGGGCTGGACAAGATCCGGGCCGTCCTGGACGACTCGGCCACGGACGTGCCGGGTGCACTGCGCGCGCAACGCGCCCGGGTCGTCGAACGGATCGACCGCCTCCAGCAGCTCATCGGCGGACTGGACCGGATGATCGACGCCCAGGAGCGCGGCCTGCTGCTGACCGTCGAGCAGCAGGCCGCGATCTTCGGCCCGCAGTGGGACCCGGAGGGGCCGGTCAAGGCCCGCCGGCTCTACGGGGACACGACGC
Proteins encoded in this window:
- a CDS encoding D-Ala-D-Ala carboxypeptidase family metallohydrolase, which translates into the protein MRSRPIGFLVSAVAGAALAFGGTTTASAGPSSAPTPAPGSASATDVGTADACYTWSGTLREGSSGEAVRQLQIRVAGYPGYGNQIAIDGQFGPATKAAVARFQAAYGLASDGIAGTQTFSKIYQLQDDDCTPVNFTYAELNRCNSDWSGGKVSAGTARANALVTMWKLQAMRHAMGDRPITVNGGFRSVSCNSAVGGATNSRHMYGHAADLGAGSQGFCALAKAARNHGFSEILGPGYPGHNDHTHIAGGSGRFWSAPSCGI
- a CDS encoding alpha/beta fold hydrolase produces the protein MTADHNRAQSGADGGGAAAVVSADGTEIAYERSGSGPAVVLVASALADRSDTVKLAALLAEHFTVVNYDRRGRGASGDADVYAVDREIEDIAALVDQLGGSAALFGSSSGAVLALRAAASGVKVDRLALYEPPFVVARGDAGPPLDLAEQVGGLLAQGRDGDAVRYFMTKVQGMPGIAVSFMKLMPKIWKNLVGLARTLPYDIAVMGDTQQGRPLDEGEWKGVDVPTLVLTGGKSPAAFRRAAGDLAGILPKGDHRTLPGLNHGAVVMAPKKVAPEIIRFMKG
- a CDS encoding VOC family protein; its protein translation is MSDYYNAFEMSPVPAPGPDAVPPEPFHGIYGMPSFVSIPTADLAESVDFWTRGLGFFELFGVPGTLVHLRRWAFQDVLLVAAESVPEEPPAMSFSFSGVLSQVESLARDCRALRPDAVDGPRDTPWNTRDVEVITPENARIVFTAAKPFDPAGQEARNLEAMGITPPGDEDDDNEEHA
- a CDS encoding MerR family transcriptional regulator — protein: MPETPEAEGLTVGQVSARLPVTVRALHHWDEIGLARPSLRTAAGYRLYTAGDLERLHRVVVYRELGLGLDKIRAVLDDSATDVPGALRAQRARVVERIDRLQQLIGGLDRMIDAQERGLLLTVEQQAAIFGPQWDPEGPVKARRLYGDTTQWRQYAERSASRTPEEWQAVADAVGALDRALGEAMDAGVAPGSPEAHRLVERHRDVFAANFPLTREMQVCLARMYEDDPGFAAHYDGIRPGLATWFRHLVDADARAHGLDPDTATWDGGAA